One Hippoglossus stenolepis isolate QCI-W04-F060 chromosome 9, HSTE1.2, whole genome shotgun sequence genomic region harbors:
- the LOC118115548 gene encoding secretory carrier-associated membrane protein 1 isoform X1 produces the protein MSDFDSNPFADPDFSNPFQDPSVTQVTRSAPPGGLEEYNPFTDGRTAAPGNAPKSTPAPAQNTQPAIMKPTEEPPAYSQQQTQQRRNEDQARAQAELLRRQEELEKKAAELDRREKELQSHGAAGGRKNNWPPLPEKFPVGPCFYHDIAVDIPVEFQKTVKIMYNLWIFHAGTLFVNMFGCLAWFCVDTSRGVDFGLAMLWFLLFTPCSFVCWYRPLYGAFRSDSSFRFFVFFFVYICQFGVHVLQTIGITGWGTCGWITALTGLNTSIPVGIIMLLIAALFTALSVGSLIMFKKVHALYRTTGASFEKAQQEFATGVMSNKTVQTAAANAAANAATNAARGAFKPHP, from the exons ATGTCCGATTTTGACAGCAACCCGTTCGCAGACCCGGACTTCAGCAACCCCTTTCAG GATCCCTCTGTGACGCAGGTGACCCGGTCTGCCCCTCCTGGTGGTCTGGAGGAATATAACCCCTTCACAGACGGCAGAACG GCAGCCCCTGGAAATGCCCCCAAATCGACTCCTGCCCCTGCCCAGAACACACAACCTGCCATCATGAAGCCCACAGAAGAGCCACCAGCTTATTCACAGCAACAGACTCAG CAGAGGCGTAATGAG GACCAAGCACGTGCTCAGGCTGAGTTGTTGAGAAGGCAGGAGGAGTTAGAGAAGAAAGCAGCGGAGCTTGATCGCCGCGAGAAAGAGTTGCAGTCCCACGGAGCCGCGGgag GGCGTAAGAACAACTGGCCTCCACTGCCAGAGAAGTTCCCTGTTGGCCCATGTTTCTACCATGATATTGCTGTGGACATTCCTGTAGAGTTCCAGAAGACAGTCAAGATCATGTACAACCTTTGGATCT TCCATGCAGGCACGCTCTTTGTGAACATGTTCGGCTGCCTGGCCTGGTTCTGTGTGGACACATCTCGTGGCGTAGATTTTGGCCTGGCGATGCTCTGGTTTCTGCTGTTCACCCCCTGTTCTTTCGTCTGCTGGTACAGACCGCTCTACGGGGCTTTCAG GAGTGACAGTTCGTTCCgcttctttgtcttcttcttcgtctACATCTGTCAGTTTGGAGTTCACGTCCTGCAAACTATCGGCATCACCGGCTGGGGGACATG tggCTGGATTACAGCTTTAACTGGTCTGAACACCAGCATCCCAGTGGGCATCATCATGTTACTGATCGCAGCTCTGTTCACTGCACTGTCCGTGGGCTCTCTCATCATGTTTAAAAAG GTGCACGCTCTCTATCGTACCACCGGTGCCAGTTTTGAGAAGGCTCAGCAGGAGTTTGCGACCGGAGTCATGTCCAACAAGACCGTTCAGACGGCAGCCGCCAATGCTGCCGCTAACGCTGCAACCAACGCCGCTCGTGGGGCCTTTAAACCTCATCCAtaa
- the LOC118115548 gene encoding secretory carrier-associated membrane protein 1 isoform X3 has protein sequence MSDFDSNPFADPDFSNPFQDPSVTQVTRSAPPGGLEEYNPFTDGRTAAPGNAPKSTPAPAQNTQPAIMKPTEEPPAYSQQQTQDQARAQAELLRRQEELEKKAAELDRREKELQSHGAAGGRKNNWPPLPEKFPVGPCFYHDIAVDIPVEFQKTVKIMYNLWIFHAGTLFVNMFGCLAWFCVDTSRGVDFGLAMLWFLLFTPCSFVCWYRPLYGAFRSDSSFRFFVFFFVYICQFGVHVLQTIGITGWGTCGWITALTGLNTSIPVGIIMLLIAALFTALSVGSLIMFKKVHALYRTTGASFEKAQQEFATGVMSNKTVQTAAANAAANAATNAARGAFKPHP, from the exons ATGTCCGATTTTGACAGCAACCCGTTCGCAGACCCGGACTTCAGCAACCCCTTTCAG GATCCCTCTGTGACGCAGGTGACCCGGTCTGCCCCTCCTGGTGGTCTGGAGGAATATAACCCCTTCACAGACGGCAGAACG GCAGCCCCTGGAAATGCCCCCAAATCGACTCCTGCCCCTGCCCAGAACACACAACCTGCCATCATGAAGCCCACAGAAGAGCCACCAGCTTATTCACAGCAACAGACTCAG GACCAAGCACGTGCTCAGGCTGAGTTGTTGAGAAGGCAGGAGGAGTTAGAGAAGAAAGCAGCGGAGCTTGATCGCCGCGAGAAAGAGTTGCAGTCCCACGGAGCCGCGGgag GGCGTAAGAACAACTGGCCTCCACTGCCAGAGAAGTTCCCTGTTGGCCCATGTTTCTACCATGATATTGCTGTGGACATTCCTGTAGAGTTCCAGAAGACAGTCAAGATCATGTACAACCTTTGGATCT TCCATGCAGGCACGCTCTTTGTGAACATGTTCGGCTGCCTGGCCTGGTTCTGTGTGGACACATCTCGTGGCGTAGATTTTGGCCTGGCGATGCTCTGGTTTCTGCTGTTCACCCCCTGTTCTTTCGTCTGCTGGTACAGACCGCTCTACGGGGCTTTCAG GAGTGACAGTTCGTTCCgcttctttgtcttcttcttcgtctACATCTGTCAGTTTGGAGTTCACGTCCTGCAAACTATCGGCATCACCGGCTGGGGGACATG tggCTGGATTACAGCTTTAACTGGTCTGAACACCAGCATCCCAGTGGGCATCATCATGTTACTGATCGCAGCTCTGTTCACTGCACTGTCCGTGGGCTCTCTCATCATGTTTAAAAAG GTGCACGCTCTCTATCGTACCACCGGTGCCAGTTTTGAGAAGGCTCAGCAGGAGTTTGCGACCGGAGTCATGTCCAACAAGACCGTTCAGACGGCAGCCGCCAATGCTGCCGCTAACGCTGCAACCAACGCCGCTCGTGGGGCCTTTAAACCTCATCCAtaa
- the LOC118115548 gene encoding secretory carrier-associated membrane protein 1 isoform X2, translating to MSDFDSNPFADPDFSNPFQDPSVTQVTRSAPPGGLEEYNPFTDGRTAAPGNAPKSTPAPAQNTQPAIMKPTEEPPAYSQQQTQRRNEDQARAQAELLRRQEELEKKAAELDRREKELQSHGAAGGRKNNWPPLPEKFPVGPCFYHDIAVDIPVEFQKTVKIMYNLWIFHAGTLFVNMFGCLAWFCVDTSRGVDFGLAMLWFLLFTPCSFVCWYRPLYGAFRSDSSFRFFVFFFVYICQFGVHVLQTIGITGWGTCGWITALTGLNTSIPVGIIMLLIAALFTALSVGSLIMFKKVHALYRTTGASFEKAQQEFATGVMSNKTVQTAAANAAANAATNAARGAFKPHP from the exons ATGTCCGATTTTGACAGCAACCCGTTCGCAGACCCGGACTTCAGCAACCCCTTTCAG GATCCCTCTGTGACGCAGGTGACCCGGTCTGCCCCTCCTGGTGGTCTGGAGGAATATAACCCCTTCACAGACGGCAGAACG GCAGCCCCTGGAAATGCCCCCAAATCGACTCCTGCCCCTGCCCAGAACACACAACCTGCCATCATGAAGCCCACAGAAGAGCCACCAGCTTATTCACAGCAACAGACTCAG AGGCGTAATGAG GACCAAGCACGTGCTCAGGCTGAGTTGTTGAGAAGGCAGGAGGAGTTAGAGAAGAAAGCAGCGGAGCTTGATCGCCGCGAGAAAGAGTTGCAGTCCCACGGAGCCGCGGgag GGCGTAAGAACAACTGGCCTCCACTGCCAGAGAAGTTCCCTGTTGGCCCATGTTTCTACCATGATATTGCTGTGGACATTCCTGTAGAGTTCCAGAAGACAGTCAAGATCATGTACAACCTTTGGATCT TCCATGCAGGCACGCTCTTTGTGAACATGTTCGGCTGCCTGGCCTGGTTCTGTGTGGACACATCTCGTGGCGTAGATTTTGGCCTGGCGATGCTCTGGTTTCTGCTGTTCACCCCCTGTTCTTTCGTCTGCTGGTACAGACCGCTCTACGGGGCTTTCAG GAGTGACAGTTCGTTCCgcttctttgtcttcttcttcgtctACATCTGTCAGTTTGGAGTTCACGTCCTGCAAACTATCGGCATCACCGGCTGGGGGACATG tggCTGGATTACAGCTTTAACTGGTCTGAACACCAGCATCCCAGTGGGCATCATCATGTTACTGATCGCAGCTCTGTTCACTGCACTGTCCGTGGGCTCTCTCATCATGTTTAAAAAG GTGCACGCTCTCTATCGTACCACCGGTGCCAGTTTTGAGAAGGCTCAGCAGGAGTTTGCGACCGGAGTCATGTCCAACAAGACCGTTCAGACGGCAGCCGCCAATGCTGCCGCTAACGCTGCAACCAACGCCGCTCGTGGGGCCTTTAAACCTCATCCAtaa
- the LOC118115630 gene encoding LHFPL tetraspan subfamily member 2a protein — protein MCHVIVTCRSMLWTLLSILVAFAELIAFMSPDWLLGFPRSDSSVSGAGVESGEYRPSLGLYNRCLHVGALGVGVSCGPYAGTFGEVASGFWKAAMLFLAAGTLVLGCVACISIFSLCFQSILKKSIFNICGLLQAIAGLLLMVGLMLYPAGWGSEKVIGYCGPEASPFRPSLCSLGWAFYAAIGGTLATFLCSVLSAQAEIATSSDKVQEEIEEGKSLICLL, from the exons ATGTGCCATGTCATTGTAACGTGCCGCTCCATGCTCTGGACACTGCTCAGCATTCTGGTGGCCTTTGCTGAGCTCATCGCCTTCATGAgtcctgattggctgctgggATTCCCCCGCTCGGACTCCAGTGTGAGTGGTGCGGGAGTGGAGTCTGGGGAGTACCGGCCGTCGCTCGGCCTCTACAACCGCTGCCTGCACGTCGGGGCGCTGGGAGTAGGGGTGAGCTGTGGGCCGTACGCAGGGACGTTCGGGGAAGTGGCCAGTGGCTTCTGGAAGGCTGCCATGTTGTTTCTGGCTGCAGGGACGTTGGTGCTGGGCTGCGTGGCCTGTATCTCCATCTTCAGCTTGTGCTTTCAGAGCATCCTGAAGAAGAGCATATTCAACATCTGTGGGCTGCTCCAGGCTATCGCAG gCCTGCTGCTGATGGTGGGCCTCATGCTGTACCCTGCCGGTTGGGGTTCAGAGAAGGTCATCGGCTACTGTGGCCCCGAGGCCTCGCCCTTCAGGCCGTCTCTGTGCTCGCTCGGCTGGGCGTTCTACGCGGCGATAGGAGGAACGCTGGCGACCTTCCTGTGCTCTGTTCTGTCCGCGCAGGCTGAGATCGCCACCTCCAGCGATAAGGTTCAGGAGGAGATCGAGGAGGGGAAGAGTCTGATATGCCTGCTCTGA